In Streptomyces sp. NBC_01408, one DNA window encodes the following:
- a CDS encoding iron chelate uptake ABC transporter family permease subunit, which produces MTATAAPGTEQPARTRRPAARPLRLPGGKSLRVERRALVTGVLLALAALAMAVVLIGTGDFPIAPWDVVQTLLGNGSPAHQFIVNDLRLPRVLVALLVGAALGMAGAVFQSVSRNPLGSPDLLGFGYGSAVGALAVIILFKGGATEVAVGALLGGLLAGVAVYLLAYKRGIQGYRLVLVGIGASAVLIAVIQYLLTKAQVVDATRAMVWLTGSLAGRDWAQVTPLSVLCAVLFPLVLGQGRALRMMEMGDDAAYALGVRVERTRLLLMLAAIVLTTAAAAAAGPISFVALAAPQLARRLTRSPGANLMTAALMGALLLLVSDWASQRAFGADQLPVGVVTGLVGGVYLLWLLVTERRAGRV; this is translated from the coding sequence GTGACCGCGACCGCCGCCCCCGGCACGGAACAGCCGGCCCGGACCCGACGGCCCGCGGCCCGGCCGCTGCGCCTCCCCGGCGGGAAGTCGCTGCGGGTCGAGCGGCGCGCCCTGGTCACCGGCGTGCTGCTCGCGCTGGCGGCGCTCGCGATGGCCGTCGTCCTCATCGGCACCGGCGACTTCCCGATCGCCCCGTGGGACGTCGTCCAGACCCTGTTGGGCAACGGCTCGCCCGCCCACCAGTTCATCGTCAACGACCTGCGGCTGCCGAGGGTCCTGGTCGCCCTGCTCGTCGGCGCGGCCCTCGGCATGGCCGGGGCCGTCTTCCAGTCCGTCTCCCGCAACCCGCTCGGCTCCCCGGACCTGCTCGGCTTCGGCTACGGCTCGGCGGTCGGCGCGCTCGCCGTCATCATCCTTTTCAAGGGCGGGGCCACCGAGGTGGCCGTCGGCGCGCTGCTCGGCGGGCTGCTGGCCGGCGTCGCCGTCTACCTGCTCGCGTACAAGCGGGGCATCCAGGGCTACCGGCTGGTGCTGGTCGGCATCGGCGCCTCCGCCGTGCTGATCGCCGTCATCCAGTACCTGCTCACCAAGGCCCAGGTGGTGGACGCCACCCGCGCGATGGTCTGGCTGACCGGCTCGCTGGCCGGCCGGGACTGGGCGCAGGTCACGCCGCTGTCCGTGCTCTGCGCGGTGCTCTTCCCGCTGGTCCTCGGGCAGGGCCGGGCCCTGCGGATGATGGAGATGGGCGACGACGCCGCGTACGCGCTGGGGGTGCGCGTGGAGCGTACGCGGCTCCTGCTGATGCTCGCGGCGATCGTGCTGACCACCGCCGCGGCCGCCGCGGCCGGGCCCATCAGCTTCGTCGCACTGGCCGCGCCGCAGCTGGCCCGGCGGCTGACCCGGTCGCCCGGGGCGAACCTGATGACCGCCGCGCTGATGGGCGCGCTGCTGCTGCTGGTGTCCGACTGGGCCTCGCAGCGGGCCTTCGGCGCCGACCAGCTGCCGGTGGGCGTGGTGACCGGACTGGTCGGCGGTGTCTACCTGCTCTGGCTGCTCGTCACCGAGCGCAGGGCGGGACGCGTATGA
- a CDS encoding PucR family transcriptional regulator, protein MDDQGGITVQRALDLPGLRSGLPEVVACADRLGRTVRWVHAGEVPNIASLLKGGELLLTTGLGLGTRPAEQRAFVRRLADRGIAALVVELGPRFTRLPATIVETARTAGLPLVQLHREVPFVTVTEEVHTEIVNHHYALLQRAEEVHRRCTQALLGGGGIPQVLHILADFTGNPVFLETPDGQLLYAAGSSAGDPGADPLQVWEGLRGQREAEPSAHAVVVDVPGGGHGTGSVRARLVLLGVSAPLLPVHRMAAERTAGVLAVVLMQARQEEELAARGRGDFLTDLAEGRISAEDAPAQARVLGFKPGAGPLLPVVMRLSSDLGPSGNWAVLARAVLEELSSVGVPVLLGVRPVEGRVPLLVSLRAESERTAVADRVAAALRAGVERAGLDRAAAPPAVVVGVAGGWAAASAGLRHAAETATAAHGLPGRPWYDARRLDIDLLLWRLREHPDLAAFVDRAIGPLRTHDLTSRPPLLPTLETYLAHAGRKAETARELHLNRQTLYNRLARISELLGTDLDDPETVLSLSLALRARRHVPS, encoded by the coding sequence ATGGACGATCAAGGCGGGATCACGGTTCAGCGGGCACTGGACCTGCCGGGGCTGCGCAGCGGGCTGCCGGAAGTGGTGGCCTGCGCCGACCGGCTGGGGCGCACCGTCCGCTGGGTGCACGCCGGCGAGGTGCCGAACATCGCGTCGCTGCTCAAGGGCGGCGAGCTGCTGCTGACCACGGGTCTCGGCCTCGGCACCCGCCCCGCCGAACAGCGGGCCTTCGTACGCCGTCTCGCGGACCGGGGGATCGCCGCGCTTGTGGTCGAGCTCGGCCCGCGCTTCACCCGGCTGCCGGCGACGATCGTGGAGACCGCCCGCACGGCGGGCCTGCCGCTGGTCCAGCTCCATCGTGAGGTCCCCTTCGTCACCGTCACGGAGGAGGTCCACACCGAGATCGTCAACCACCATTACGCGCTGCTCCAGCGGGCGGAGGAGGTCCACCGCCGCTGTACGCAGGCCCTGCTCGGCGGCGGCGGGATCCCGCAGGTGCTGCACATCCTGGCCGACTTCACCGGCAACCCGGTGTTCCTGGAGACCCCGGACGGACAGCTGCTCTACGCGGCCGGCAGCTCGGCCGGGGATCCGGGCGCGGACCCGCTCCAGGTGTGGGAGGGCCTGCGCGGCCAGCGCGAGGCCGAACCCTCGGCGCACGCGGTGGTGGTGGACGTACCCGGCGGGGGCCACGGCACGGGCTCCGTACGGGCGCGGCTCGTCCTCCTCGGCGTCTCGGCCCCCCTGCTCCCGGTGCACCGGATGGCGGCGGAGCGCACGGCGGGCGTGCTCGCGGTGGTGCTGATGCAGGCACGGCAGGAGGAGGAGCTGGCGGCGCGCGGCCGCGGCGACTTCCTGACGGACCTGGCGGAGGGCCGCATCTCGGCGGAGGACGCCCCGGCGCAGGCCCGCGTCCTCGGCTTCAAGCCGGGCGCGGGACCGCTGCTTCCGGTGGTCATGCGGCTGTCCTCGGACCTGGGCCCCTCCGGCAACTGGGCGGTTCTGGCCCGTGCGGTCCTGGAGGAGCTCTCATCCGTCGGCGTGCCGGTGCTGCTGGGCGTACGCCCCGTCGAGGGCCGGGTCCCGCTGCTGGTCTCGCTGCGCGCGGAGTCGGAACGCACGGCGGTGGCGGACCGGGTCGCGGCCGCGCTGCGGGCCGGCGTCGAACGGGCCGGCCTGGACCGCGCCGCCGCCCCGCCGGCCGTGGTCGTCGGTGTCGCGGGCGGCTGGGCGGCCGCCTCGGCGGGCCTGCGGCACGCCGCGGAGACGGCCACGGCGGCCCACGGGCTCCCGGGGCGCCCCTGGTACGACGCCCGGCGCCTGGACATCGACCTGCTGCTGTGGCGGCTGCGCGAGCACCCCGACCTCGCGGCCTTCGTGGACCGGGCGATCGGCCCGCTGCGCACGCACGACCTGACCTCGCGGCCGCCGCTGCTGCCCACGCTGGAGACCTACCTGGCCCATGCGGGCCGCAAGGCGGAGACGGCCCGCGAACTGCATCTGAACCGGCAGACCCTGTACAACCGCCTGGCCCGCATCTCGGAGCTGCTGGGCACGGACCTGGACGACCCCGAGACGGTCCTCTCCCTGAGCCTGGCCCTGCGCGCCCGCCGCCACGTTCCTTCCTGA
- a CDS encoding iron ABC transporter permease, with protein sequence MLVESPPEPEPEQSAAPPAGARPRHAARTAGLAAALAVLALVVVASIAVGAKQMPLDQVWHGLFDYAGTPSDVVVRDLRVPRTLLGLMVGLGLGLSGAVMQALTRNPLAEPGILGVNAGAAAAVVSAISFLGASSLSEFVWWAFLGAAVVSVVVYVLGGSRGATPVRLALAGTAASAALVGYINAVQLMDSTALDKLRFWTVGSLASANMDTVRQVAPFLLVGAVLALSLGRPLNAMALGDDTARALGAHLTRTRIGAMAAITLLCGAATAACGPIVFIGLMIPHLVRAFTGPDMRWVLAYSAVLSPALLLGADVVGRVVTRPAELQVGIVTALIGGPVFIYLVRRKRMAQL encoded by the coding sequence GTGTTGGTCGAGAGTCCCCCCGAACCCGAACCCGAACAGAGTGCGGCGCCGCCTGCCGGCGCCCGTCCGCGCCATGCCGCGCGTACCGCCGGTCTGGCGGCCGCCCTCGCGGTGCTGGCCCTGGTCGTGGTGGCGAGCATCGCCGTGGGCGCGAAGCAGATGCCCCTCGACCAGGTCTGGCACGGCCTGTTCGACTACGCGGGGACGCCCTCCGACGTGGTGGTGCGGGACCTGCGGGTCCCGCGCACCCTCCTGGGACTGATGGTCGGCCTCGGTCTCGGCCTGTCCGGTGCGGTGATGCAGGCGCTGACCCGCAACCCGCTGGCCGAGCCCGGCATCCTCGGCGTCAACGCGGGCGCCGCGGCCGCCGTCGTCTCCGCGATCAGCTTCCTCGGCGCGAGCTCGCTGAGCGAGTTCGTGTGGTGGGCCTTCCTGGGCGCCGCCGTCGTCTCGGTCGTCGTGTACGTGCTCGGCGGCAGCCGCGGCGCGACGCCGGTACGCCTCGCGCTCGCCGGTACGGCGGCCAGTGCGGCCCTGGTCGGCTACATCAACGCGGTGCAGCTGATGGACAGCACGGCGCTGGACAAGCTCCGCTTCTGGACGGTGGGTTCGCTGGCCTCGGCCAACATGGACACCGTCCGGCAGGTGGCCCCCTTCCTGCTGGTCGGCGCCGTCCTCGCGCTCTCGCTGGGCCGGCCGCTCAACGCGATGGCCCTGGGCGACGACACCGCGCGGGCCCTGGGCGCGCACCTGACGCGGACCCGGATCGGCGCCATGGCCGCCATCACCCTGCTGTGCGGTGCGGCGACCGCCGCCTGTGGGCCGATCGTCTTCATCGGGCTGATGATCCCGCATCTGGTACGGGCCTTCACCGGGCCGGACATGCGCTGGGTGCTCGCGTACTCGGCGGTCCTGTCGCCCGCCCTGCTGCTCGGCGCCGATGTCGTCGGACGGGTCGTCACCCGGCCCGCCGAACTCCAGGTCGGCATCGTCACCGCGCTCATCGGCGGCCCCGTCTTCATCTACCTCGTCCGCCGCAAGAGGATGGCCCAGCTGTGA
- a CDS encoding NAD kinase, which produces MRTVFLLAHTGRPAAIRSAELVVKGLLRCGLGVRVFEHEAVDLPLPPEVELVTGSTPAVLDGCELLIVLGGDGTLLRGAEFARASGVPMLGVNLGRVGFLAEAERDDLDKVVDRVVTREYEVEERMTLDVVVRTNGDVVHQDWALNEAAVQKVSPERMLEVVLEIDGRPVSGFGCDGIVCATPTGSTAYAFSAGGPVVWPEVEALLMVPISAHALFAKPLVTSPDSVLAVEVQTGTPHGVLWCDGRRMLELPAGARVEVRRGAVPVRLARLHHASFTDRLVAKFALPVSGWRGAPH; this is translated from the coding sequence GTGCGTACGGTCTTCCTGCTCGCGCACACCGGACGGCCCGCGGCCATCCGCAGTGCCGAGCTGGTCGTGAAGGGCCTGCTGCGCTGCGGGCTCGGGGTACGGGTCTTCGAGCACGAGGCGGTGGACCTGCCGCTGCCGCCCGAGGTGGAGCTGGTCACCGGGTCCACCCCGGCGGTGCTCGACGGCTGCGAGCTGCTGATCGTGCTGGGCGGGGACGGGACCCTGCTGCGGGGCGCCGAGTTCGCGCGGGCCTCGGGCGTGCCGATGCTCGGCGTCAACCTGGGCCGGGTGGGGTTCCTCGCCGAGGCCGAGCGCGACGACCTGGACAAGGTCGTGGACCGGGTGGTGACGCGCGAGTACGAGGTCGAGGAGCGGATGACCCTCGACGTGGTCGTGCGCACGAACGGGGACGTGGTCCACCAGGACTGGGCGCTGAACGAGGCCGCCGTCCAGAAGGTGTCCCCGGAGCGGATGCTGGAGGTGGTCCTGGAGATCGACGGGCGCCCGGTGTCCGGCTTCGGCTGTGACGGGATCGTCTGCGCGACCCCGACCGGCTCGACGGCGTACGCATTCTCCGCGGGCGGACCGGTGGTCTGGCCCGAGGTGGAGGCCCTGCTGATGGTGCCGATCAGCGCGCACGCGCTGTTCGCGAAGCCGCTGGTGACCTCGCCGGACTCGGTGCTGGCGGTGGAGGTGCAGACGGGGACCCCGCACGGGGTGCTCTGGTGCGACGGCCGGCGCATGCTGGAGCTGCCGGCCGGGGCCCGCGTGGAGGTCCGGCGGGGCGCGGTGCCCGTGCGGCTCGCCCGGCTGCACCACGCGTCCTTCACGGACCGGCTCGTCGCGAAGTTCGCGCTGCCGGTGTCCGGATGGCGTGGCGCGCCCCATTAG
- a CDS encoding SCP2 sterol-binding domain-containing protein has product MATIQECREALDRLSGNLARAEGGAHGAAALDRSLSCHITDLDQTFTGRLEGGRIRVEAVAAGPPADKAEIRLAMTGDDLMALVAGELKFAKAWASGRVRLEAGFRDLLRLKSLL; this is encoded by the coding sequence ATGGCTACGATCCAGGAGTGCCGCGAAGCACTCGACCGACTCTCCGGCAATCTTGCACGGGCCGAAGGCGGCGCGCACGGCGCGGCCGCCCTCGACCGCTCCCTGAGCTGCCACATCACCGACCTCGACCAGACCTTCACGGGCCGTCTCGAGGGCGGCCGGATCCGGGTGGAGGCGGTCGCCGCGGGCCCGCCCGCCGACAAGGCCGAGATCCGGCTGGCCATGACCGGCGACGACCTGATGGCACTGGTCGCGGGCGAGCTGAAGTTCGCCAAGGCCTGGGCCTCCGGCCGGGTCAGGCTGGAGGCCGGCTTCCGCGACCTGCTACGTCTGAAGAGCCTGCTGTAG
- a CDS encoding ABC transporter ATP-binding protein: MTATGPQRPKQNPWRSTEVQRLTAQNVTLGYDQRVIAENLSVEIPDHSFTVIVGPNACGKSTLLRALSRMLKPAAGRVLLDGQAIASMPAKKVARTLGLLPQSSIAPDGITVADLVSRGRYPHQGLLRQWSPEDERIVNESMASTGVGELADRAVDELSGGQRQRVWIAMALAQQTPLLLLDEPTTYLDIQHQIDVLDLCAELHENQGRTLVAVLHDLNHAARYATHLIAMRGGEVVAEGPPTEVVTAELVERVFGLRCQVIPDPETGTPLVIPAARRSRAGARAV, from the coding sequence ATGACCGCGACCGGGCCGCAGAGACCGAAGCAGAATCCCTGGAGGAGTACCGAAGTGCAGCGGCTGACCGCGCAGAACGTGACCCTCGGCTACGACCAGCGGGTCATCGCCGAGAACCTGTCGGTGGAGATCCCCGACCATTCCTTCACGGTGATCGTCGGGCCCAACGCCTGCGGGAAGTCCACGCTCCTGCGCGCCCTGTCGCGGATGCTGAAGCCGGCCGCGGGCCGGGTGCTGCTGGACGGGCAGGCCATCGCGTCGATGCCCGCGAAGAAGGTGGCCCGGACCCTGGGGCTGCTGCCGCAGTCCTCGATCGCGCCGGACGGCATCACGGTGGCCGACCTGGTCTCCCGGGGCCGGTACCCGCACCAGGGGCTGCTGCGGCAGTGGTCGCCCGAGGACGAGCGGATCGTGAACGAGTCGATGGCCTCGACCGGGGTCGGCGAACTCGCCGACCGGGCCGTGGACGAGCTGTCGGGCGGACAGCGGCAGCGGGTGTGGATCGCCATGGCGCTCGCCCAGCAGACCCCGCTGCTGCTCCTCGACGAGCCGACGACCTACCTGGACATCCAGCATCAGATCGACGTACTGGACCTGTGCGCCGAGCTGCACGAGAACCAGGGCCGGACCCTGGTCGCGGTGCTGCACGACCTCAACCACGCCGCCCGCTACGCCACGCACCTGATCGCGATGCGGGGCGGGGAGGTCGTCGCCGAGGGGCCGCCGACCGAGGTGGTCACCGCGGAGCTGGTGGAGCGGGTGTTCGGGCTGCGGTGTCAGGTCATCCCTGATCCGGAGACGGGGACGCCGCTGGTGATTCCGGCGGCGCGGAGATCCCGTGCGGGGGCCCGTGCCGTGTAG
- a CDS encoding HAD hydrolase-like protein — protein sequence MTRQSRTSPAASERNLHQAYDTALLDLDGVVYAGGEAIAHAVESLVTARAQGMHLAYVTNNALRTPDAVAGHLTELGIPTEAGEVITSAQAVARLIAEQVAPGSKVLVIGGEGLRVALRERGLVPVESAGEDGLAAVVQGYGGPELAWGRFAEASYAINRGVPWYASNTDLTIPGARGIAPGNGAAVEVVRIATGAEPQVAGKPLPPMHRETVLRTGAKRPLVVGDRLDTDIEGAFNGEVDSLLVLTGVTDAAQLLRAEPRHRPTYVDRDLRGLLTGQPRVREHAGGWECGGWISAAAGGELELRTLPEAGGTEAADADPVDGLRALCAAAWTAAGDGVCGLDAEKALARLGL from the coding sequence ATGACCCGGCAGAGCAGGACCAGTCCCGCGGCGAGTGAGCGGAATCTGCACCAGGCGTACGACACCGCTCTGCTGGACCTCGACGGGGTGGTGTACGCGGGCGGGGAGGCCATCGCGCACGCGGTGGAGTCCCTGGTCACGGCCCGCGCGCAGGGGATGCACCTCGCCTACGTGACGAACAACGCGCTGCGGACTCCTGACGCGGTCGCCGGGCACCTGACCGAGCTGGGCATCCCGACCGAGGCGGGCGAGGTGATCACCTCGGCGCAGGCGGTGGCCCGGCTGATCGCGGAGCAGGTGGCGCCCGGCTCGAAGGTGCTGGTCATCGGTGGCGAGGGGCTGCGGGTCGCGTTGCGCGAGCGCGGGCTGGTGCCGGTGGAGTCGGCCGGGGAGGACGGTCTCGCGGCGGTCGTGCAGGGCTACGGGGGGCCCGAGCTGGCGTGGGGGCGGTTCGCGGAGGCCTCGTACGCGATCAACCGGGGGGTGCCGTGGTACGCGTCCAACACCGACCTGACGATCCCCGGGGCGCGCGGGATCGCGCCGGGCAACGGGGCCGCGGTGGAGGTCGTACGGATCGCCACGGGCGCGGAGCCGCAGGTGGCGGGCAAGCCGCTGCCCCCGATGCACCGGGAGACGGTGCTGCGGACCGGGGCGAAGCGGCCGCTGGTGGTGGGGGACCGGCTGGACACCGACATCGAGGGCGCCTTCAACGGGGAGGTGGACTCGCTGCTGGTGCTGACCGGGGTGACCGACGCGGCGCAGCTGCTGCGGGCCGAGCCGAGGCACCGGCCGACCTATGTGGACCGGGACCTGCGGGGACTGCTGACCGGGCAGCCGCGGGTACGGGAGCACGCGGGGGGCTGGGAGTGCGGTGGCTGGATTTCGGCGGCGGCCGGTGGCGAACTGGAGCTGCGTACCCTCCCGGAGGCGGGCGGGACGGAAGCGGCGGACGCGGATCCGGTCGACGGGCTGCGGGCGCTGTGCGCGGCGGCCTGGACGGCGGCAGGGGACGGGGTCTGCGGGCTGGACGCCGAGAAGGCGCTGGCCAGGCTGGGGCTCTGA
- a CDS encoding TlyA family RNA methyltransferase, whose amino-acid sequence MAGVARRRLDAELVRRSMARSREHAAQLIAAGRVTVGGSTATKAATQVETSAALVVLKDDSDPDYVSRGGHKLAGALAVFQPQGLRVEGRRALDAGASTGGFTDVLLRAGVAHVVAVDVGYGQLAWALQSDDRVTVKDRTNVRELTVEQIDGIPADLVVGDLSFISIGLVLPALVRCTAPDADLVLMVKPQFEVGKDRLGSGGVVRSAELRAEAVREVAAQAGKLGLGVLGVTASPLPGPSGNVEYFLWLRAGAPALDPADVDRAVAEGPQ is encoded by the coding sequence GTGGCAGGAGTGGCACGCCGCCGCCTGGACGCCGAACTGGTACGCCGCAGCATGGCCCGCTCGCGCGAGCACGCCGCGCAGCTGATCGCCGCGGGCCGGGTGACCGTGGGCGGCAGCACCGCGACCAAGGCCGCCACCCAGGTCGAGACCAGTGCGGCCCTCGTGGTCCTCAAGGACGACAGCGACCCGGACTACGTTTCCCGCGGCGGCCACAAGCTCGCGGGCGCGCTGGCCGTCTTCCAGCCGCAGGGGCTGCGCGTGGAGGGCCGCCGGGCGCTGGACGCCGGGGCCTCCACCGGCGGTTTCACCGATGTGCTGCTGCGTGCGGGCGTGGCCCACGTCGTGGCCGTGGACGTCGGCTACGGGCAGCTCGCCTGGGCCCTGCAGAGCGATGACCGGGTCACCGTCAAGGACCGTACGAACGTGCGCGAGCTGACGGTCGAGCAGATCGACGGCATCCCGGCGGACCTGGTCGTCGGCGACCTGTCCTTCATCTCCATCGGCCTGGTGCTGCCCGCGCTGGTGCGGTGCACGGCGCCCGACGCCGACCTGGTGCTGATGGTGAAGCCGCAGTTCGAGGTCGGCAAGGACCGGCTGGGGAGCGGCGGTGTCGTGCGCAGCGCGGAGCTGCGGGCGGAGGCCGTGCGCGAGGTCGCGGCGCAGGCGGGCAAGCTGGGGCTGGGGGTCCTCGGGGTGACGGCGAGTCCGCTGCCGGGGCCGTCGGGCAATGTCGAGTACTTTCTGTGGCTGCGGGCGGGGGCACCGGCCCTCGACCCGGCGGATGTTGACCGTGCCGTGGCGGAGGGGCCGCAGTGA
- the recN gene encoding DNA repair protein RecN: MRIRSLGVIDDAVVELSPGFTAVTGETGAGKTMVVTSLGLLLGGRADAALVRIGAKAAVVEGRIVLRPGAPAALRAEEAGAELDDGALLISRTVSAEGRSRAHVGGRSVPVGLLGELADDLVAVHGQTDQQGLLRPARQRQALDRYAGDAVAVPLEKYGSAYRRLRAVAVELEEITTRARERAQEADLLRFGLDEIAAVEPVAGEDAELAAEAERLGHAESLASAAQIAHAALAGNPEDPEAIDANMLVAGAHRALESVRSHDPALGALAERIGELGILLGDVAGELAGYADDLDADPLRLAAVEERRAALTQLTRKYGSAGTVDSVLEWAEQGAARLLELDGDDERITELTAERDGLRSELSLLAQALTDARVEAATRFASAVTAELASLAMPHARVTIDTRQVEDPDGVEVDGRAVAYGPSGTDEVELLLAPHPGAQPRPIAKGASGGELSRVMLAVEVVFAGSDPVPTYLFDEVDAGVGGKAAVEVGRRLAKLARTAQVVVVTHLPQVAAFADRQLLVEKTNDGSVTRSGVTVLEGEARVRELSRMLAGHEDSVSARAHAEELLAAARADA, from the coding sequence ATGCGGATACGGTCGCTCGGGGTCATCGACGACGCGGTGGTCGAGCTGTCGCCCGGTTTCACCGCGGTGACCGGCGAGACCGGCGCGGGCAAGACGATGGTCGTCACCAGCCTCGGGCTGCTGCTCGGCGGTCGCGCCGACGCGGCCCTGGTTCGGATCGGGGCCAAGGCCGCGGTCGTCGAGGGCCGCATCGTCCTGCGCCCCGGCGCGCCCGCCGCACTGCGCGCCGAGGAGGCCGGGGCCGAGCTCGACGACGGCGCCCTGCTGATCAGCCGGACCGTCTCCGCCGAGGGGCGCTCGCGCGCCCACGTCGGCGGCCGGTCCGTGCCCGTGGGCCTGCTCGGCGAGCTCGCGGACGACCTCGTCGCCGTCCACGGCCAGACCGACCAGCAGGGCTTGCTGCGGCCCGCCCGGCAGCGCCAGGCCCTCGACCGGTACGCAGGGGACGCCGTCGCCGTCCCGCTGGAGAAGTACGGCTCGGCCTACCGCAGGCTCCGCGCGGTGGCCGTCGAGCTGGAGGAGATCACCACCCGGGCCCGGGAACGCGCCCAGGAGGCGGACCTGCTGCGCTTCGGGCTGGACGAGATCGCGGCCGTGGAACCGGTGGCCGGCGAGGACGCCGAACTGGCGGCCGAGGCGGAGCGGCTCGGACACGCCGAATCGCTGGCCTCGGCGGCGCAGATCGCGCACGCCGCGCTCGCGGGCAACCCCGAGGACCCGGAGGCCATCGACGCGAACATGCTCGTCGCGGGCGCCCACCGGGCCCTGGAATCCGTACGCTCCCACGACCCGGCGCTCGGTGCGCTCGCCGAACGCATCGGGGAACTGGGCATCCTGCTCGGCGACGTGGCCGGGGAGCTGGCGGGCTACGCCGACGACCTGGACGCCGATCCGCTGCGGCTGGCCGCGGTGGAGGAGCGGCGGGCCGCGCTGACCCAGCTGACGCGCAAGTACGGCTCGGCGGGCACCGTGGACTCCGTACTGGAATGGGCCGAACAGGGCGCGGCGCGACTACTGGAACTGGACGGCGACGACGAGCGGATCACGGAGCTGACCGCCGAACGGGACGGGCTGCGGTCCGAACTGTCGCTGCTGGCACAGGCCTTGACGGACGCGCGGGTGGAGGCGGCGACGCGGTTCGCCTCCGCGGTGACCGCCGAGCTGGCCTCCCTCGCGATGCCGCACGCGCGGGTGACCATCGACACCCGGCAGGTGGAGGACCCCGACGGCGTCGAGGTGGACGGCCGTGCGGTCGCCTACGGCCCTTCGGGCACGGACGAGGTCGAGCTGCTCCTCGCTCCGCACCCCGGGGCCCAGCCGCGGCCGATCGCCAAGGGAGCCTCGGGCGGTGAGCTCTCCCGGGTGATGCTGGCCGTGGAGGTCGTCTTCGCGGGCTCCGACCCGGTGCCCACGTACCTCTTCGACGAGGTGGACGCGGGCGTCGGCGGCAAGGCGGCGGTCGAGGTGGGCCGGCGGCTGGCGAAGCTGGCCAGGACGGCGCAGGTCGTGGTCGTCACGCACCTGCCGCAGGTCGCGGCCTTCGCGGACCGGCAGCTGCTGGTCGAGAAGACCAACGACGGCTCCGTGACGCGCAGCGGGGTCACCGTCCTGGAGGGCGAGGCCCGGGTCCGCGAGCTGTCGCGCATGCTGGCGGGACACGAGGACTCGGTCTCGGCGCGTGCGCACGCCGAGGAACTGCTGGCGGCGGCGCGCGCCGACGCGTAG
- a CDS encoding glycosyltransferase family 4 protein, translating to MSSSPVSAPVPAQPYGRPPLRTVQVLGGAGAGSSAHVRSLATGLAARGVRVTVCAPVEAEGEYDFTGAGAQYAPDAARALRAACAGADVVHAHGVRAGMRAALALRGHRAPLVVSWHGEGPAAGGALGRLARLLERHVARAAAVVLGASSDQVDLARLRGARDARLAPVAVPAGPEAAADEAGKARAELGAMERPLLIAVGSLVSDRGYSLLLDAAREWRTLDPLPLLVIAGEGPLRAELARRIEAEGLPVRLLGRRRDAAQLLAAADVAVLPSRWEARALLAQEALRAGVPLVATAVGGVPELVGEGAVLVPYGDPGALAGAVAGLLADPDRRAGLSAAGRAQAATWPSEDDTVAQVLCVYDELMERARR from the coding sequence GTGAGCAGCTCCCCGGTCTCCGCCCCGGTCCCGGCACAGCCCTACGGGCGGCCACCCCTCCGTACCGTCCAAGTGCTCGGCGGTGCGGGCGCGGGCAGCAGCGCGCACGTGCGGTCGCTCGCGACCGGCCTCGCCGCGCGCGGGGTACGGGTCACGGTGTGCGCGCCCGTCGAGGCCGAGGGGGAGTACGACTTCACCGGAGCCGGGGCGCAGTACGCGCCCGACGCGGCGAGGGCACTGCGCGCGGCGTGCGCCGGGGCGGACGTCGTGCACGCGCACGGCGTACGGGCCGGGATGCGGGCCGCGCTGGCCCTGCGCGGGCACCGGGCGCCGCTGGTGGTGAGCTGGCACGGCGAGGGCCCGGCGGCCGGCGGTGCGCTCGGGCGGCTGGCCCGGCTGCTGGAACGCCATGTGGCGCGGGCCGCCGCGGTGGTCCTGGGCGCCTCCTCGGACCAGGTGGACCTCGCGCGGCTGCGCGGGGCACGGGACGCGCGGCTGGCACCGGTGGCCGTCCCGGCGGGCCCGGAGGCGGCCGCGGACGAGGCGGGCAAGGCGCGTGCGGAACTCGGGGCGATGGAAAGGCCCCTGCTGATCGCGGTCGGCAGCCTGGTGTCGGACCGGGGGTACTCCCTGCTGCTCGACGCGGCGCGGGAATGGCGGACGCTGGACCCCCTGCCGCTGCTGGTGATCGCCGGCGAGGGCCCCTTGCGGGCCGAACTGGCCCGGCGGATCGAGGCCGAAGGGCTGCCGGTACGGCTGCTGGGGCGGCGCCGGGACGCGGCGCAGCTGCTGGCGGCGGCCGACGTGGCGGTGCTGCCGAGCCGGTGGGAGGCGCGGGCGCTGCTGGCGCAGGAGGCGCTACGGGCGGGCGTACCGCTGGTGGCGACGGCCGTCGGGGGCGTGCCGGAGCTGGTGGGCGAGGGGGCGGTGCTGGTCCCGTACGGGGACCCGGGGGCCCTTGCCGGCGCGGTGGCCGGCCTGCTGGCCGACCCCGACCGCCGGGCCGGGCTGTCCGCCGCGGGCCGGGCACAGGCCGCGACGTGGCCGTCGGAGGACGACACGGTCGCGCAGGTCCTGTGCGTCTACGACGAGTTGATGGAACGGGCCCGGCGGTAG